In one Geotoga petraea genomic region, the following are encoded:
- a CDS encoding MetQ/NlpA family ABC transporter substrate-binding protein yields the protein MRKLVGILVVLVLVVGGVLYYFNAGEDVLRVGATPVPHAEILEVVKEDFEKETGATLEIIEFNDYVQPNLALDDGSIDANFFQHGPYLESFSKNQGLEDLISIAKIHVEPMGFYLKSDEVQEGDTIVIPNDSTNEGRALILLENNGLITLEEEEKLTATVQNIIGNPLNLKFVELDAAYLPRTYKEDDTVNGAVINTNYAIQADLNPLTDALFIEGSESPYANIITVKEENKDDDLIKTLIELLQSQKVKDFINEKYKGAVVPVF from the coding sequence ATGAGGAAGTTAGTAGGAATTTTGGTGGTTTTAGTATTAGTTGTTGGAGGCGTTTTATATTATTTTAATGCTGGTGAGGATGTTTTAAGAGTTGGTGCTACCCCAGTGCCACACGCGGAAATTTTGGAGGTTGTTAAAGAAGACTTTGAAAAAGAAACTGGAGCTACTTTAGAAATTATTGAATTTAACGATTATGTTCAACCCAATTTAGCTTTGGATGATGGTTCGATTGATGCAAACTTTTTTCAGCATGGGCCTTATTTAGAATCATTTTCGAAAAATCAAGGATTAGAAGATTTGATATCTATAGCTAAAATTCACGTTGAACCTATGGGCTTTTATTTGAAATCTGATGAAGTGCAAGAAGGTGATACAATAGTTATTCCTAACGATAGCACAAATGAAGGAAGAGCATTAATTCTTTTGGAAAATAATGGTCTAATAACTTTAGAAGAAGAAGAAAAACTAACAGCAACAGTGCAGAATATAATAGGCAATCCTTTAAATTTGAAATTTGTCGAATTAGACGCTGCTTATTTACCAAGAACGTATAAAGAAGATGACACAGTTAATGGTGCCGTGATAAACACTAATTATGCCATTCAAGCTGATTTAAATCCATTGACTGATGCTTTGTTTATAGAAGGTTCCGAATCTCCTTATGCAAATATAATAACTGTTAAGGAAGAAAACAAAGATGATGATCTAATCAAAACATTAATTGAACTTTTGCAATCTCAAAAAGTAAAAGATTTTATAAATGAAAAATACAAGGGTGCTGTAGTTCCAGTATTCTAA
- a CDS encoding methionine ABC transporter ATP-binding protein, with protein sequence MLEVKDLNLIYNQKLHVLKNINFEVKKGEVAGIIGLSGAGKTSILRSLVLLEKPTSGEIKLNGKDLSKLKERDLMIERKKISVVFQNYNLLSTRTVYENIALPLEINKEKNIKDRVLKLAEEVGLKDRLDHYPSSLSGGEKQRTAIARGMINNPEILLLDEPTSALDPNTTDRILKLVLDLNKKHDLSTIIVTHEMDVIKRACDRVVYLKNGEVNFFGPVYKFFIEKEKEIYEEFYKEINIDWKATRKKSGKENQKLIKVTFYGDSTHEPILDEISKKYDVKLNYIYGKIEHLKLKPYGTLIIVVEYEDRDIEGFMKELESKVYKLEELL encoded by the coding sequence GTGTTGGAAGTAAAAGATTTAAATCTAATATATAATCAGAAGTTACATGTTTTGAAAAATATAAACTTTGAAGTAAAAAAAGGAGAAGTTGCAGGTATAATAGGTCTTTCTGGAGCAGGGAAGACCTCTATACTTAGATCTTTGGTTTTGCTTGAAAAACCAACAAGTGGAGAAATTAAGCTTAACGGTAAAGATTTGTCAAAATTGAAAGAGAGAGATTTGATGATAGAAAGGAAAAAGATAAGCGTAGTTTTTCAAAATTATAACCTCTTAAGTACAAGAACTGTGTATGAGAATATAGCACTTCCTCTGGAAATTAATAAAGAAAAAAATATAAAAGATAGAGTTCTAAAATTAGCTGAAGAAGTGGGGTTAAAAGACAGGTTAGACCATTACCCTTCTTCTCTATCTGGAGGGGAAAAACAAAGAACCGCGATAGCAAGGGGTATGATAAACAATCCAGAGATATTATTGCTGGATGAACCAACTTCGGCTCTTGATCCAAATACCACTGATAGGATTTTAAAATTAGTTCTTGATCTAAATAAAAAACATGATTTATCTACAATAATTGTTACCCATGAAATGGATGTAATAAAAAGAGCTTGTGACAGAGTTGTTTATTTGAAAAATGGTGAAGTAAACTTTTTTGGGCCTGTATATAAATTTTTTATTGAAAAAGAAAAAGAGATATATGAAGAATTCTATAAAGAAATAAATATTGATTGGAAAGCCACACGGAAGAAAAGTGGCAAAGAAAATCAAAAGTTAATTAAAGTTACTTTTTATGGGGACTCTACTCATGAACCTATTTTAGATGAAATATCGAAAAAATATGATGTTAAATTGAACTATATATATGGAAAAATTGAACATCTAAAATTAAAACCATATGGAACTTTGATCATTGTTGTTGAATACGAAGATAGAGATATTGAAGGTTTTATGAAAGAATTGGAATCAAAGGTTTATAAATTGGAGGAATTGTTATGA
- a CDS encoding methionine ABC transporter permease: MIDEFIRATLETIYMTFVSGGISIIFGIPLGILLFFLSRSKKSLNRRIYYFVDFFVNVFRSIPFIILIILLIPLTKIIIGTIIGPNSAIVALSIAAIPFMGRLAENSFNNLSQGLIDTATVLGMNKRQFVFKILIPESLADIISGITLLLINLITFTAIAGAVGAGGLGAMAINYGYQRFRWDILWLDVIILIFITQLIQYYGNKLSKSLRK; the protein is encoded by the coding sequence ATGATAGATGAATTTATAAGAGCCACTTTGGAAACAATATATATGACATTTGTATCGGGCGGTATTTCTATCATTTTTGGTATTCCTTTGGGAATTTTATTGTTTTTTCTATCAAGATCAAAAAAATCTTTGAATAGAAGAATTTACTATTTTGTAGATTTCTTTGTTAACGTTTTTAGATCAATACCTTTTATTATTCTAATAATACTCTTAATACCTTTGACAAAGATAATAATAGGAACAATAATCGGGCCAAATTCGGCAATAGTAGCACTTTCTATAGCGGCAATTCCTTTTATGGGTAGATTAGCTGAAAACTCTTTTAACAACTTATCCCAAGGTCTTATAGATACTGCGACGGTATTGGGGATGAATAAAAGACAATTTGTTTTCAAAATTTTAATTCCAGAATCGCTTGCAGATATTATTTCTGGTATAACTCTTTTGCTGATCAATTTGATAACTTTTACAGCGATCGCTGGGGCAGTTGGGGCTGGAGGCCTTGGAGCTATGGCTATAAATTATGGTTATCAAAGGTTTAGATGGGATATACTGTGGTTAGATGTAATAATCTTAATATTCATAACGCAATTAATTCAGTATTATGGGAACAAATTATCAAAATCATTAAGAAAATAA
- a CDS encoding alpha/beta fold hydrolase: MLILLFTIPFLYNYEDGVYSHRELAYSDSKFMRIDGFDVHYKEYGEQNEKTIILLHGFGSHTYTWDKVIKQLGEKYHVIAFDRSSFGLTERVFDIEENIYSTDYQIDLIKKIMNKKNIEKAILIGNSAGGTISLNFYFRYPELVERLILVDAAVYVGGGFPDFVKLLLFLPQVNYLGPEITSILLNNNSDEFIKSAFYDDLKVTDEVLAEYKRPTLVKGYKKAFWEFIKGTQNYEIIEKLDEIEVPTLVITGDNDVIVPTEQSIKLSKDIKNSKLVILENTGHLPQEENPVEFIQVVEKFLKTEQ, translated from the coding sequence ATGCTAATTTTATTGTTTACAATTCCTTTTTTGTATAATTATGAAGATGGAGTATATTCTCATAGAGAATTAGCTTATTCTGATAGTAAATTTATGCGAATAGATGGTTTTGATGTTCATTATAAAGAATACGGTGAACAAAATGAAAAAACCATTATTTTGTTACATGGTTTTGGCTCTCATACATACACATGGGATAAAGTTATCAAACAGTTAGGAGAAAAATATCATGTCATTGCTTTTGATCGTTCATCTTTTGGGCTAACAGAGAGGGTTTTTGATATTGAAGAAAATATTTATTCTACTGATTATCAGATAGATTTAATAAAAAAAATAATGAACAAAAAAAATATTGAAAAAGCTATTTTAATAGGCAATTCAGCAGGAGGCACAATTTCTTTAAACTTTTATTTTAGATATCCAGAATTAGTGGAAAGACTAATTCTGGTGGATGCTGCTGTTTATGTCGGTGGTGGTTTTCCAGATTTTGTCAAATTATTACTATTTTTACCACAGGTTAATTATTTAGGTCCTGAAATAACTTCTATTTTGTTGAATAATAACAGTGATGAATTTATTAAGTCTGCCTTTTATGATGATTTAAAGGTAACAGATGAAGTTTTGGCTGAATATAAAAGACCAACTTTGGTTAAAGGATATAAAAAGGCTTTTTGGGAATTTATTAAAGGAACTCAAAATTACGAAATAATTGAAAAACTTGATGAAATTGAAGTTCCTACGCTTGTTATTACTGGAGATAATGATGTTATAGTACCAACTGAACAAAGTATAAAATTATCTAAAGATATTAAAAATTCAAAATTAGTTATTCTGGAAAATACGGGACATTTACCTCAAGAAGAAAATCCAGTTGAATTTATACAAGTTGTTGAAAAATTTTTAAAAACAGAACAATGA
- a CDS encoding response regulator, giving the protein MTSNNSPREIANSVYWLSPNIQPGSLRVNQYLIVNDNDIILIDPGPIILFEQLKDTVNEIINFEQINNILVTSADIEKVSSLQKVIDSLPKKPKIITSWNIKLSLETLGMDCEYLIVDYKDSIDFVDGNNLKVIPIPYLKSPGTFIIYDEKRKVLFSGNLFGAIANNLRKYADIDYFDYIVAYHEYNFASSELLDPIIDYIDNMEIDLIAPFYGSMINKNIDEAINKIRNINAGVYSKHIAKKMLSMVNYKNLIKDITKKLPGKNDRIKEQMLSYTRQNQNEEPEKVLNEISSLIYYHKGLESLVLVKNIIDDFCIKYNIKTPSIIKEVLNETVGEINNLKQKLNNLEVDNKILKKTLDDTKVNLYKNDLTNLKNGKSFIETLSFDLPKALDEKRDNKIIFINVNNLSEINSSYGDTMGDETLRNVSILLRENKEEKHELYKLKGSLFAYYIKDGNDPYPYAERIINLIKDSDIFIEKPKISLSIVSFGEYFNEKKHYDKIIDDIFDMGQLRLKIAKGIGDNILFEDHMLKEYSEESEVVLIVDEDQYTTNILKNYLIDLGYRILTARNGEKALKIINESKIDLVISSISLPKLDGFSLKQKMNEKSNTRKIKFILIDFKKSPSNTKRAYSLGINYFIKKPFLIEEVVGIVNNIILGDYSA; this is encoded by the coding sequence ATGACGAGTAACAACTCACCAAGAGAGATAGCTAATTCTGTTTATTGGTTGAGCCCCAATATTCAACCTGGAAGTTTAAGAGTGAATCAATATTTAATCGTTAATGATAACGATATTATTCTTATAGATCCGGGTCCAATTATTTTGTTTGAACAATTAAAAGATACAGTAAATGAGATAATAAATTTTGAACAGATAAATAATATTTTGGTAACGTCAGCTGACATAGAAAAAGTTTCATCTTTACAAAAGGTTATTGATTCACTTCCAAAAAAACCAAAAATAATAACTTCTTGGAATATAAAGTTGTCTCTTGAAACTTTGGGAATGGATTGTGAATATTTAATTGTAGATTACAAAGATTCAATAGACTTCGTGGATGGGAATAATCTAAAGGTTATACCAATTCCGTATTTAAAGTCTCCTGGAACTTTTATAATCTACGATGAAAAAAGAAAAGTTCTATTTTCCGGGAATTTATTTGGAGCAATAGCAAATAATTTACGAAAATATGCTGATATAGACTATTTTGATTACATAGTGGCTTACCATGAGTACAACTTTGCCAGCTCAGAGTTACTGGATCCAATTATCGATTATATTGATAATATGGAAATAGATTTAATAGCACCTTTTTATGGTTCCATGATAAACAAGAATATTGATGAAGCCATCAATAAAATAAGAAACATAAATGCTGGGGTGTATTCTAAACACATAGCTAAAAAAATGTTATCAATGGTTAATTACAAAAATTTAATAAAAGATATCACAAAAAAATTACCAGGAAAAAACGATAGAATAAAAGAACAAATGCTTTCATACACCAGACAAAACCAAAACGAGGAGCCAGAAAAAGTTCTTAACGAAATTAGCTCTTTAATTTATTATCATAAAGGGTTAGAATCATTGGTTTTAGTAAAGAATATAATAGATGATTTTTGTATAAAATACAATATAAAAACTCCATCAATAATAAAAGAGGTGTTGAATGAAACTGTTGGTGAGATAAACAACTTGAAGCAAAAATTAAACAATTTAGAAGTCGATAACAAGATATTGAAAAAAACTTTGGACGATACAAAAGTAAATTTGTATAAAAATGACCTTACAAATCTAAAAAATGGGAAATCTTTTATTGAAACACTTTCATTTGATCTTCCAAAAGCTCTCGATGAAAAGAGAGATAATAAAATTATATTTATAAATGTGAACAATTTATCTGAGATCAACTCCTCGTATGGGGATACTATGGGTGATGAAACCCTAAGAAATGTTTCCATACTCCTTCGAGAGAACAAAGAAGAAAAACACGAACTTTACAAATTAAAAGGTTCATTGTTTGCATATTATATTAAAGATGGAAATGATCCATACCCATATGCAGAAAGAATCATAAACTTAATAAAAGATAGTGACATATTTATTGAAAAACCAAAGATATCGCTATCCATAGTTAGCTTTGGTGAATACTTTAATGAAAAAAAACACTACGATAAAATAATAGATGATATTTTTGATATGGGGCAATTAAGATTGAAAATAGCAAAAGGCATTGGAGATAACATCCTATTTGAAGACCACATGTTAAAAGAATATTCTGAAGAATCAGAAGTTGTTTTAATAGTAGATGAAGATCAGTATACTACAAATATTCTAAAGAATTATTTGATTGATTTAGGTTATAGGATTTTAACTGCCAGAAATGGAGAAAAGGCTTTAAAAATCATAAATGAAAGTAAAATTGACTTGGTCATTTCATCTATCTCGTTGCCAAAGTTAGATGGTTTTTCATTAAAACAAAAAATGAATGAAAAATCAAATACGAGAAAGATAAAGTTTATATTGATTGATTTCAAAAAATCTCCTTCAAATACAAAAAGAGCGTATTCTTTGGGAATAAATTATTTTATAAAAAAACCTTTTTTGATAGAAGAAGTCGTTGGAATAGTAAACAACATAATTTTGGGTGATTACAGTGCTTAG
- a CDS encoding glycosyltransferase family 2 protein, giving the protein MRKFRQKEAYYIEKVGKNFKDIDIDLIIENRVHLNQLIEHIKIVDMSDEEKEKYTQIFINNNVHKKYIKRLSSLSKIRRKEAAVILGYIKTYDVLRELEIALIREKKEDVKFYILWAIVKHKNKNSIPVILRSVKNSTPFYFNKVSSLMVDYGKDLYYYLSYKMDTDEEYLQKLIINFASYFPKESFRFFLIEKATKSSSKEIKELAVNALSENYPEVLDDEFFLKNDDEEIRKKAIEAIAYKNNFSTIIKVSEFLADEKVYQTAISTISSILRSRPGLIEKVVELFKKEKNSEKKKAYARILSLRIEYFMYKLMSRDKEYAKEIIKEIMFSHKTSEIIDFVNKNKIEEIEIEMISVLNSVKSDDYVKRELSYYLNGDLLEKLSLEREEPESLPHFVTNEKGKIKFQWFFLLITFLIPIAIFYFTKYDFIQNNEQTEILKEFVVDFNIYLGFYVISLNLIYLIILVFSYLEKYRQETLWNLKNMEMLTKEGILPSISVIAPAYNEEKNIVESVNSLLSLDYPEYELIVVNDGSKDSTLEKLKSYFYLEKIDYVVNEKLMTRPIRGIYFNKNIPNLIVIDKENGGKADSLNVGINVASKEYICGIDADSILESDSLYKLVSVTIDEPNGISAVGGNIIPVNGSKTDRGFFEEVKIPKNPLALFQTIEYIRAFLAGRLGWSSINSLLIISGAFGLFNREDTIQAGGYMTESERYGKNTLGEDMELVVRVLSGIKERKSKRKISFVYNANAWTEVPEKFWSLFVQRDRWQKGLIDILHFHRRKIFNKNYGTMGLIGLPYHFIFEALGPIFEFSGIVVFLIGLYLGIVSFEIFIFLFIAVVMLGTVVSISSFIIAEDEVNYFSFKETIVLLIFSILENFGYRQFQNFVRLFSYFNSMRSRQSWGKSKRKGFNK; this is encoded by the coding sequence ATGAGAAAATTTAGACAAAAAGAGGCTTATTATATTGAAAAAGTTGGAAAAAACTTCAAAGATATAGATATAGATTTGATAATAGAAAACAGAGTTCACTTAAATCAGCTCATAGAGCACATTAAAATCGTTGATATGAGTGATGAAGAAAAAGAAAAATATACTCAAATATTTATCAACAACAATGTACATAAAAAATATATAAAAAGGCTATCTTCTTTATCCAAAATTAGAAGAAAAGAAGCAGCAGTAATCTTGGGTTACATAAAAACATACGATGTTCTCCGAGAATTAGAAATAGCATTAATAAGAGAGAAAAAAGAGGATGTAAAATTTTATATTTTATGGGCTATTGTAAAGCATAAAAATAAGAACTCTATTCCTGTAATTTTAAGGAGTGTTAAAAACTCTACACCTTTTTATTTTAATAAAGTATCATCTTTAATGGTTGATTATGGGAAAGATCTATATTATTATTTGAGTTATAAGATGGATACAGACGAAGAATATTTACAAAAATTGATAATCAATTTTGCTTCTTATTTTCCAAAAGAATCTTTTAGATTTTTTTTAATTGAGAAAGCTACAAAATCCAGCTCTAAAGAAATAAAAGAATTAGCTGTTAATGCTTTATCAGAAAATTATCCAGAAGTTTTAGATGATGAATTCTTTTTAAAAAATGATGACGAAGAAATAAGAAAAAAGGCTATAGAAGCAATTGCCTATAAGAACAATTTTTCAACAATTATAAAGGTTTCTGAATTTCTTGCAGATGAAAAAGTTTATCAAACTGCTATTTCAACTATATCTTCAATACTAAGATCCAGACCAGGACTTATAGAAAAAGTTGTAGAACTATTTAAAAAAGAGAAAAATAGTGAAAAAAAGAAGGCTTATGCAAGAATTCTATCCTTAAGAATTGAGTATTTTATGTACAAATTAATGTCTAGAGATAAAGAATACGCAAAAGAAATAATAAAAGAAATCATGTTTTCTCATAAAACCAGTGAAATAATAGACTTTGTGAACAAGAACAAAATAGAAGAAATTGAAATTGAGATGATTTCTGTCTTAAACTCAGTAAAATCAGATGATTATGTAAAACGGGAATTATCATATTACTTAAATGGCGATCTTTTAGAAAAGTTAAGTTTAGAAAGAGAAGAACCTGAGTCATTACCTCATTTTGTCACTAATGAAAAAGGTAAGATAAAATTTCAATGGTTTTTCTTGTTAATAACGTTTTTAATACCTATAGCAATATTTTATTTCACAAAATATGATTTTATACAAAATAATGAACAAACTGAAATTTTAAAGGAGTTTGTTGTTGATTTTAATATATATTTAGGATTTTATGTAATCTCATTAAACTTAATATATTTGATTATCTTAGTGTTTTCATATTTAGAAAAATACAGACAAGAGACTCTTTGGAATTTGAAAAATATGGAGATGCTTACAAAAGAAGGTATATTACCCTCAATTAGTGTAATAGCACCTGCATATAATGAAGAAAAAAACATCGTGGAAAGTGTTAATTCGCTTTTAAGTTTGGACTATCCCGAATATGAACTTATAGTTGTGAACGATGGTTCAAAAGATTCTACATTAGAAAAATTAAAATCTTATTTTTACCTTGAAAAAATAGACTATGTAGTAAATGAAAAACTTATGACTCGGCCTATTAGAGGTATTTATTTTAATAAAAACATTCCAAACCTTATAGTTATAGATAAGGAAAATGGAGGTAAAGCTGATTCTTTAAATGTAGGCATTAATGTCGCTTCAAAAGAATATATATGTGGAATTGACGCGGACTCTATACTTGAAAGTGATAGTTTGTATAAATTGGTTTCTGTTACTATTGATGAACCAAATGGAATATCAGCTGTTGGTGGTAATATTATTCCTGTAAATGGTAGTAAAACAGATAGAGGATTTTTTGAAGAAGTGAAAATTCCAAAGAATCCATTGGCACTTTTTCAAACAATTGAATATATTAGAGCTTTTTTGGCAGGTCGATTAGGTTGGTCCAGTATAAACAGTTTACTTATAATATCAGGAGCTTTTGGATTGTTTAACAGAGAGGACACGATTCAAGCAGGAGGATATATGACCGAATCAGAAAGATATGGTAAAAATACTCTGGGGGAGGACATGGAACTTGTAGTCAGAGTTTTATCAGGTATTAAAGAGAGAAAAAGCAAGCGTAAAATTAGCTTTGTTTACAACGCCAATGCTTGGACTGAAGTTCCAGAAAAGTTTTGGAGCCTTTTTGTTCAGAGAGATAGGTGGCAAAAAGGTTTAATTGACATACTTCATTTTCACAGAAGAAAAATTTTCAACAAAAATTATGGAACTATGGGATTAATAGGGTTACCTTATCATTTTATCTTTGAAGCACTTGGACCAATTTTTGAGTTTTCAGGCATAGTAGTTTTTTTGATAGGCCTGTATTTAGGCATAGTCAGTTTTGAAATATTTATATTTCTTTTTATTGCAGTAGTAATGCTTGGGACAGTTGTTTCAATATCATCTTTTATAATAGCTGAAGATGAGGTTAACTATTTTTCATTTAAAGAAACAATAGTTCTTTTAATATTTTCTATTTTAGAAAACTTTGGATACAGACAATTTCAAAATTTTGTAAGATTATTTTCTTATTTCAATTCAATGAGAAGCAGGCAATCATGGGGTAAAAGTAAAAGGAAAGGTTTTAATAAATAA
- a CDS encoding tetratricopeptide repeat protein, translating into MKQISLFIIFLLITAITFSFGYDELLRDAQQYAWDGQYDKAEELYSKLMEDFKTEELIIAYSNVLAWQGKFDEAIKIIENTGIDSPAVLENKAKILFWKKDYEKALEVIKKLQAENYNFTDEVKNLIDSYYDFKFNRIFVDYKTELIGTEITSVVSGGYQYNNREIYSIDVSGDLTLLNYSYDKYSLQLDFSKDFYNIFAGLSHNQFYFLGGKIYLDNFNFGYRNSLYKGNQDINLNYSLLNHGTIGYSMFFDNGYLNLSVNLIDTLEFYDSSTKNIFSYYLNPRLNLYNIDLNYFFNHTDINNLNASYKLIYDTFNIKFIGDYDFISNLLLIGVGFEFIY; encoded by the coding sequence TTGAAACAAATAAGTTTATTCATTATTTTTCTTTTAATAACCGCTATAACATTTTCTTTTGGATATGATGAATTGCTCAGAGATGCTCAACAATATGCATGGGATGGGCAGTATGATAAAGCAGAAGAGCTTTATTCAAAATTGATGGAAGACTTTAAAACAGAAGAGCTTATAATAGCCTATTCAAACGTTTTAGCCTGGCAAGGAAAGTTTGATGAGGCAATTAAAATAATTGAAAATACTGGTATAGATTCACCTGCAGTTTTAGAAAATAAAGCTAAGATTCTTTTTTGGAAAAAAGATTATGAAAAAGCTTTAGAAGTTATAAAAAAATTGCAAGCTGAAAACTATAATTTTACTGATGAAGTAAAAAATTTAATTGATTCTTATTATGATTTCAAATTTAACAGAATTTTCGTTGATTATAAAACCGAATTAATAGGTACAGAAATAACAAGTGTTGTGTCTGGAGGTTATCAATATAACAATAGAGAGATATATAGTATTGATGTTTCAGGCGATTTAACTCTATTGAACTATTCTTATGATAAATATTCTTTGCAGTTAGATTTTTCCAAAGACTTTTACAATATTTTCGCTGGATTATCTCATAATCAATTTTATTTTTTAGGTGGAAAAATTTATCTTGATAATTTTAATTTTGGATATAGAAATTCTCTATACAAAGGTAATCAAGATATAAATTTAAACTATTCTCTTTTAAATCATGGAACGATAGGTTATTCAATGTTTTTTGATAATGGTTACTTAAATTTAAGCGTTAATTTAATAGATACTTTGGAATTTTATGATTCAAGCACAAAAAATATCTTCAGCTACTATTTAAATCCAAGACTTAATTTGTATAATATTGACCTTAATTATTTTTTCAATCATACTGATATAAATAATTTAAACGCATCATATAAATTAATATATGATACGTTTAATATAAAATTTATTGGGGATTATGATTTTATTTCTAATCTTTTATTAATTGGAGTAGGTTTTGAGTTTATTTATTAA
- the corA gene encoding magnesium/cobalt transporter CorA — protein sequence MKLSVKNILKKSKKLPGEITYTGDEENEERKASIINIAYDNEKLKKDMNSIPEIKNIDKRNNLIYFQGISDTETLKNFGNHVGIHKLTLEDISNINQRTKFETYENYVYIVVKLPELKENNLNFYQISIVLIGNNLIVFTEKEFSFIHEIIERLEKNKGIIRSKSVDYLLYSLLDIIIDEYFIILNHTAEELEDIDEEVTINPEQSQLLDLKEIKQSLIILKKNLISFRDLAMFFNKEDNEYVLKENLIYFRDLTDHILQISDNLDLLKDTTTNITEIYLSLIGNKTNEIMKVLTIISTIFIPLSFVAGLYGMNFSYMPELNWDFGYFYALGIMATMVVIMLIIFKIKKWF from the coding sequence GTGAAACTATCAGTTAAAAATATTTTAAAAAAATCCAAAAAACTTCCTGGTGAAATAACCTATACTGGAGACGAAGAAAATGAAGAAAGAAAAGCATCTATAATAAACATAGCTTATGATAACGAAAAACTAAAAAAAGATATGAATTCTATTCCAGAAATAAAGAATATCGACAAGAGAAACAATTTAATCTATTTTCAGGGGATTTCAGATACAGAAACTCTCAAAAATTTTGGGAATCATGTTGGTATCCACAAACTCACACTTGAAGATATCTCCAACATAAATCAAAGGACAAAATTTGAAACTTATGAAAATTATGTTTATATAGTAGTCAAATTGCCTGAACTAAAAGAAAATAATTTGAATTTCTATCAAATAAGTATAGTTTTAATTGGTAATAACCTAATAGTTTTTACAGAAAAAGAATTCTCTTTTATTCACGAAATTATTGAAAGATTAGAAAAGAACAAAGGGATAATACGAAGCAAATCAGTAGATTATCTTTTGTATTCTTTGCTTGACATAATAATAGATGAATATTTTATTATCTTAAATCATACAGCTGAAGAGTTAGAAGATATCGATGAAGAAGTTACAATAAATCCAGAACAATCACAACTTTTAGACCTAAAAGAAATCAAACAGTCGTTAATAATTTTAAAAAAGAATTTAATATCTTTTAGAGATCTGGCCATGTTTTTCAACAAAGAAGACAACGAATATGTGCTTAAAGAAAATTTGATCTATTTTAGAGATTTAACCGACCACATTTTACAAATATCAGATAATTTAGATTTATTGAAAGATACAACGACTAATATAACTGAAATATACTTATCGTTAATTGGTAACAAAACGAACGAAATAATGAAAGTTTTAACCATAATTTCGACTATTTTTATTCCTTTATCTTTTGTTGCTGGACTATATGGGATGAACTTTTCTTATATGCCCGAATTAAATTGGGATTTTGGTTATTTTTATGCTCTTGGAATAATGGCTACAATGGTAGTTATAATGCTAATCATTTTTAAAATCAAAAAATGGTTTTAA